From uncultured Roseateles sp., the proteins below share one genomic window:
- a CDS encoding DMP19 family protein, whose translation MGGYRERIEAGKRQREVDRAYEQSAERKYWRTLVDRVHRTSEGFDGLRPEEKTYFAVSCLIGEVYNGGFDQFFSNSSGEMYGIALAGLWELEANVTAGLLLRAKEVLFGDGLVPVDRSERCSQMPTIGNDAAPGHKQLDELDRLFYEDPDKLGERCKCFAISNGLYADG comes from the coding sequence ATGGGCGGCTATCGTGAGCGAATTGAAGCCGGAAAGCGCCAGCGGGAAGTGGATCGCGCTTACGAACAGAGTGCAGAACGAAAGTACTGGCGCACCCTTGTTGATCGCGTTCATCGCACCTCAGAAGGATTCGATGGACTGAGACCTGAGGAGAAAACCTACTTCGCCGTGTCCTGTCTAATTGGCGAGGTCTACAACGGTGGGTTTGATCAGTTCTTCTCGAACAGCTCAGGCGAGATGTACGGTATCGCCTTGGCGGGACTGTGGGAGTTGGAGGCCAATGTGACTGCGGGCCTACTTCTCCGAGCGAAGGAAGTTCTTTTCGGAGATGGACTCGTTCCGGTGGATCGAAGCGAGCGGTGCAGTCAAATGCCAACCATTGGTAATGATGCGGCGCCGGGGCATAAGCAACTCGATGAGTTGGATAGATTGTTCTATGAAGATCCGGACAAACTAGGTGAGCGCTGCAAGTGTTTCGCCATCAGCAATGGGCTGTACGCAGATGGCTAA
- a CDS encoding energy transducer TonB, giving the protein MPKAFIKLLALLLTVFALPVIASEPWPEPVVTIEQMRMMKRMKISTVVAGSNRDVTAPVVMRVHVAEDGTVRRAVLIESCGSPDHDEASLYAMRKMKFAPKLIDGKPADVTLVVPLHLPLTRKNG; this is encoded by the coding sequence ATGCCCAAGGCCTTCATCAAACTCCTAGCACTTCTACTGACCGTTTTCGCGTTGCCGGTGATTGCATCTGAGCCGTGGCCCGAACCGGTGGTCACAATTGAGCAGATGCGAATGATGAAGCGAATGAAAATCTCCACAGTCGTTGCAGGATCAAACAGGGATGTGACTGCCCCCGTGGTTATGAGGGTTCACGTAGCAGAAGACGGGACTGTTAGGCGGGCCGTGCTCATAGAGAGTTGCGGCAGCCCCGACCACGATGAGGCGTCTTTGTACGCTATGCGAAAAATGAAGTTCGCACCCAAACTGATCGATGGCAAACCCGCGGACGTCACACTGGTCGTTCCGCTGCACTTGCCTCTCACGCGCAAAAACGGGTGA
- a CDS encoding efflux transporter outer membrane subunit — MLTPLLAALLLAGCATATVPVAQELPATPAAFKSGDGRWTTAAPAEAQARGEWWKAFADPVLNALELQATASNASIQVAAARLAQANALVRSADADRSVQLGLSGGATRGVEPGVTPNATTRITAGARLSYELDLFGKLKQTTDAAALDAQSREALLRNTQLLVQAEVAQTYLSLRALDAERALVRDTVAAYRDTLQLTERRFKAGDVAELDVMRVRTEAAATESEAFALDRQRAALQNALAVLVGEVASNFELGLDGWNAALPQIPAGLPSTMLARRPDVSAAQRSMQAAQARVGVARAAWFPSLSLTANGGGASPELGDLFKLSARAWGVGALLSLPILDGGRREAQVQNAGAELDVALVNYRQQVLVAFKDVEDQLAALQLLARQSELQTSAVDSATRATKLSDSRYRNGLVSQLELLDAQRSELRNRRQALQVRSAQYQATVGLVRAIGGSWAS, encoded by the coding sequence GTGTTGACACCTCTCCTGGCGGCCCTGCTGCTGGCTGGTTGCGCCACGGCCACCGTGCCGGTGGCGCAGGAGCTGCCCGCCACGCCCGCCGCCTTCAAATCCGGTGACGGCCGCTGGACCACCGCCGCCCCGGCCGAGGCGCAGGCCCGTGGCGAGTGGTGGAAGGCCTTTGCCGACCCGGTGCTCAACGCGCTGGAGCTGCAGGCCACGGCCAGCAACGCCAGCATCCAGGTGGCGGCCGCTCGGCTGGCACAGGCCAATGCGCTGGTGCGCAGCGCCGATGCCGACCGCTCGGTGCAGCTGGGCCTCAGTGGTGGCGCCACGCGCGGCGTCGAGCCCGGCGTGACGCCGAACGCCACCACCCGCATCACCGCCGGCGCAAGACTGTCGTACGAGTTGGACCTGTTCGGCAAGCTGAAGCAGACCACCGACGCCGCCGCGCTGGACGCCCAGTCCCGCGAGGCCCTCTTGCGCAACACCCAGCTGCTGGTGCAGGCCGAGGTGGCGCAAACCTATCTGTCGCTGCGCGCGCTGGATGCCGAACGCGCCTTGGTGCGCGACACGGTGGCTGCCTACCGCGACACCTTGCAGCTGACCGAGCGTCGCTTCAAGGCCGGCGACGTGGCCGAACTGGACGTGATGCGCGTGCGCACCGAGGCCGCGGCGACCGAGAGCGAGGCCTTTGCGCTGGACCGCCAGCGCGCTGCGCTGCAGAACGCGCTGGCCGTGCTGGTCGGCGAGGTGGCATCGAACTTCGAACTGGGCCTGGACGGCTGGAACGCGGCCCTGCCGCAGATCCCGGCCGGCCTGCCCAGCACGATGCTGGCGCGCCGGCCCGATGTGTCCGCCGCCCAGCGTTCGATGCAGGCCGCTCAGGCCCGCGTCGGCGTGGCCAGGGCTGCCTGGTTCCCCAGCCTGTCGCTGACGGCCAATGGCGGTGGCGCCTCGCCCGAGCTGGGCGATCTGTTCAAGTTGTCGGCCCGCGCCTGGGGTGTGGGCGCGCTGCTGTCGCTACCGATTCTTGACGGCGGCCGCCGCGAGGCCCAGGTGCAGAACGCCGGTGCCGAGCTCGACGTGGCCCTGGTCAACTACCGCCAGCAGGTCCTGGTCGCCTTCAAGGACGTCGAAGACCAGCTCGCCGCGCTGCAGCTGCTGGCCCGCCAGTCCGAGCTGCAGACCAGCGCGGTCGATTCGGCGACACGGGCGACCAAGCTGTCCGACTCGCGCTACCGCAACGGGCTCGTGAGCCAGCTGGAGCTGCTGGACGCGCAGCGCAGCGAGCTGCGCAACCGCCGCCAGGCGCTGCAGGTGCGCTCGGCACAGTACCAGGCCACGGTAGGGCTGGTGCGGGCCATCGGCGGCAGCTGGGCGTCCTGA
- a CDS encoding pirin family protein, with amino-acid sequence MPATLQLSGHVKDLGGGFVVRRLLPSAARQAVGPFLFFDHFGPVTVDPDSHHDVRPHPHIGLATVTYLFEGAMMHRDSLGTEQRIAPGAINWMTAGSGIVHSERRPADLSDKTFVNHGLQLWAALPEAFEEVAPSFSHTPAAAIPTLTIDDAQVRVLIGEAFGLRSPVPTFAPTLYLDVRFAAAGTMELPALAEELAIYAVDAPVQIDGETVPPHTMALLAPGQTVRLQTDGPAQLMALGGSSLGAHRHIWWNFVSSRKERISQAADDWQAQRMGQVPNETEFLPLPERRPAGI; translated from the coding sequence ATGCCTGCAACGCTTCAACTCAGCGGCCACGTCAAAGACCTGGGCGGCGGCTTCGTGGTGCGGCGCTTGCTGCCCTCGGCGGCGCGCCAGGCCGTCGGCCCCTTTCTGTTCTTCGACCACTTCGGCCCGGTCACGGTGGACCCCGACAGCCACCACGATGTGCGGCCGCACCCGCATATCGGCCTGGCCACCGTCACCTATCTGTTCGAGGGCGCGATGATGCACCGCGACAGCCTGGGCACCGAGCAGCGCATCGCCCCCGGGGCGATCAACTGGATGACGGCCGGCAGCGGCATCGTGCATTCCGAGCGCCGCCCCGCCGACCTGAGCGACAAGACCTTCGTCAACCACGGCCTGCAGCTGTGGGCGGCTTTGCCGGAAGCGTTCGAAGAGGTGGCCCCGAGCTTTTCGCACACGCCGGCCGCGGCGATCCCGACGCTGACCATTGACGACGCGCAGGTGCGCGTGCTGATCGGCGAGGCCTTCGGGCTGCGCTCGCCGGTGCCGACGTTTGCACCGACCCTCTACCTGGATGTGCGCTTCGCTGCTGCAGGCACCATGGAGTTGCCCGCACTGGCCGAGGAGTTGGCGATCTACGCGGTGGATGCGCCGGTTCAGATTGATGGCGAAACCGTGCCGCCGCACACGATGGCCCTGCTGGCGCCCGGGCAGACCGTCAGGCTGCAAACCGACGGCCCGGCACAGCTGATGGCGCTGGGCGGCAGCTCGCTGGGCGCGCACCGCCATATCTGGTGGAACTTCGTCTCCAGCCGCAAGGAACGCATCAGCCAGGCCGCCGACGATTGGCAGGCCCAGCGCATGGGCCAGGTCCCCAACGAAACCGAGTTCCTGCCGCTGCCGGAGCGCCGCCCGGCGGGGATCTGA
- a CDS encoding efflux RND transporter permease subunit produces MNLSKFFIDRPIFAGVLSLLMLIAGLIAVRSLPISEYPEVVPPSVVVRANYPGANPKVIAETVATPLEEAINGVEGMLYMGSQATTDGLMTLTVTFKLGTDPDKAQQMVQNRVSQAEPRLPEEVRRLGVSTIKSSPDLTMVVHLLSPNGRYDMTYLRNYALLNVKDRLARVQGVGDVQLFGSGDYSMRVWLDPNKVAQRGLSAGDVVTAIRGQNVQAAAGVVGASPGLAGVDVQLSINAQGRLQNEEEFGDIIVKTSVDGAVTRLRDIARIELGASGYSLRSLLDNKDAVAVPIFAAPGSNAIDISNGVRATMAELKAGMPEGVDYEIVYDPTQFVRASIESVVHTLLEAIALVVLVVILFLQTWRASIIPLLAVPVSVVGTFAVMHLFGFSINALSLFGLVLAIGIVVDDAIVVVENVERNIEAGLSPRDATYRAMREVSGPIIAIALVLIAVFVPLAFISGLTGQFYKQFALTIAISTVISAINSLTLSPALAALLLKSHDAPKDWLTRVMDRLLGRFFRGFNKLFGRGAAAYSGGVTRAISRKTVMVLVYLALAGVTVGLFKIVPSGFVPAQDKQYLIGFAQLPDGATLDRTEDVIRRMGEIASKTPGVEHSVAFPGLSINGFTNSSNSGIVFTTLTPFDQRKGAALSASAIAGNLNQQFGQIKDAFIVMFPPPPVAGLGTTGGFKLQLEDRGGLGYTALDGAVKAFMAKAYQTPELAGMFSSYQVNVPQLYADIDRTKARQLGVPVTDIFDTMQIYLGSLYANDFNKFGRTYSVRVQADAAYRARAEDVGQLKVRSNSGEMVPLSTLMKVTPSFGPERAMRYNGFLSADINGGPAPGYSSGQAQDAIKRIATETLPKGISYEWTELTYQEILAGNSAMWVFPLAILLVFLVLAAQYESLTLPLSIILIVPMGLLAAMTGVWLSHGDNNVFTQIGLMVLVGLSAKNAILIVEFARELEFAGRTPRQAAIEASRLRLRPILMTSMAFVMGVLPLVLSTGAGSEMRQAMGIAVFFGMIGVTLFGLFLTPVFYVLLRQLTGNRPLKLHGEVPHLEAFAHADFGPAGGPSSGGSLTPQPAAPISKHE; encoded by the coding sequence ATGAACCTCTCCAAATTCTTCATAGACAGGCCGATCTTTGCCGGCGTGCTGTCGCTGCTGATGCTGATCGCCGGCCTGATTGCGGTGCGCAGTCTGCCGATCTCCGAATACCCCGAGGTCGTGCCGCCCTCGGTGGTGGTGCGAGCCAACTATCCCGGTGCCAATCCGAAGGTGATCGCCGAAACGGTGGCCACGCCGCTGGAAGAAGCGATCAACGGCGTCGAGGGCATGCTTTATATGGGCAGCCAGGCGACGACCGACGGCCTGATGACCCTGACCGTCACCTTCAAGCTGGGCACCGACCCCGACAAGGCCCAGCAGATGGTGCAGAACCGCGTCTCGCAAGCCGAGCCGCGCCTGCCCGAGGAGGTGCGCCGCCTGGGTGTCAGCACCATCAAGAGCTCGCCCGACCTGACCATGGTCGTGCACCTGCTGAGCCCCAACGGCCGCTACGACATGACCTATCTGCGCAACTACGCGCTGCTGAACGTCAAGGACCGGCTGGCTCGCGTGCAGGGCGTCGGTGACGTGCAGCTGTTCGGCTCGGGCGACTACTCGATGCGCGTCTGGCTGGACCCGAACAAGGTCGCGCAGCGCGGCCTGTCGGCCGGCGACGTGGTGACTGCCATCCGCGGCCAGAACGTGCAGGCCGCCGCTGGCGTGGTGGGTGCCTCGCCCGGCCTGGCTGGTGTGGACGTGCAGCTGTCGATCAACGCGCAGGGCCGCTTGCAGAACGAGGAAGAGTTTGGCGACATCATCGTCAAGACCAGCGTCGATGGCGCGGTGACACGCCTGCGTGACATCGCCCGCATCGAACTGGGTGCCTCGGGTTATTCGCTGCGTTCTCTGTTGGACAACAAGGACGCGGTGGCCGTGCCCATTTTCGCCGCGCCGGGCTCCAATGCGATCGACATCTCCAACGGCGTGCGCGCCACGATGGCCGAGCTGAAGGCCGGCATGCCCGAGGGCGTGGACTACGAAATCGTCTACGACCCGACGCAGTTCGTGCGTGCGTCGATCGAGTCGGTGGTGCACACCCTGCTCGAGGCCATCGCCCTGGTGGTGCTGGTCGTGATCCTGTTCCTGCAGACCTGGCGTGCGTCCATCATCCCGCTGCTGGCCGTGCCGGTGTCGGTGGTCGGCACCTTTGCGGTGATGCATCTGTTCGGCTTCTCTATCAACGCCCTGAGTCTGTTCGGCCTGGTGCTGGCCATCGGCATCGTGGTGGACGACGCCATCGTCGTGGTTGAGAACGTCGAGCGCAATATCGAGGCGGGTCTGAGCCCGCGCGACGCCACCTACCGGGCGATGCGCGAAGTGTCGGGCCCCATCATCGCGATCGCCTTGGTGCTGATCGCCGTGTTCGTGCCGCTGGCCTTCATCAGCGGCCTGACCGGCCAGTTCTACAAGCAGTTCGCGCTGACGATTGCGATCTCGACGGTGATCTCGGCGATCAACTCGCTGACCCTGTCGCCTGCGCTTGCCGCGCTGCTGCTGAAGAGCCATGACGCGCCCAAGGACTGGCTGACCCGCGTGATGGACCGTTTGCTGGGCCGCTTCTTCCGCGGCTTCAACAAGCTGTTCGGTCGCGGTGCGGCCGCCTACAGCGGCGGCGTGACCCGTGCGATCTCGCGCAAGACGGTGATGGTGCTGGTCTATCTGGCGCTGGCCGGCGTGACCGTGGGCCTGTTCAAGATCGTGCCCAGCGGCTTTGTGCCGGCGCAGGACAAGCAGTACCTGATCGGCTTCGCCCAGCTGCCCGACGGTGCCACCTTGGACCGCACCGAGGACGTGATTCGCCGCATGGGTGAGATCGCCTCGAAGACGCCAGGCGTCGAGCACTCGGTGGCCTTTCCGGGCCTGTCGATCAACGGCTTCACCAACAGCTCGAACTCGGGCATCGTCTTCACCACCCTGACGCCCTTTGATCAGCGCAAGGGTGCGGCCCTGAGCGCAAGCGCGATTGCCGGCAATCTGAACCAGCAGTTCGGTCAGATCAAGGACGCCTTCATCGTCATGTTCCCGCCTCCGCCGGTGGCCGGCCTGGGCACGACCGGCGGCTTCAAGTTGCAGCTGGAGGACCGTGGCGGCCTCGGCTACACGGCGCTGGACGGCGCGGTCAAGGCCTTCATGGCCAAGGCCTATCAGACGCCGGAGCTGGCGGGCATGTTCTCCAGCTACCAGGTCAATGTGCCTCAGCTGTATGCCGACATCGACCGCACCAAGGCGCGCCAGCTGGGTGTGCCGGTGACGGACATCTTCGACACCATGCAGATCTATCTGGGCAGCCTGTACGCCAACGACTTCAACAAGTTCGGCCGTACCTACTCGGTGCGCGTGCAGGCCGATGCGGCCTACCGTGCCCGTGCCGAAGACGTGGGTCAGCTGAAGGTGCGCTCGAACTCGGGCGAGATGGTGCCGCTGTCGACCTTGATGAAGGTCACGCCGAGCTTCGGCCCGGAGCGTGCGATGCGCTACAACGGCTTCCTGTCGGCCGACATCAATGGCGGTCCGGCCCCCGGCTATTCCTCGGGCCAGGCCCAGGACGCGATCAAGCGCATTGCCACCGAGACCCTGCCCAAGGGCATCAGCTATGAGTGGACGGAGCTGACCTATCAGGAGATCCTGGCCGGCAATTCGGCGATGTGGGTGTTCCCGCTGGCCATCCTCTTGGTGTTCCTGGTGCTGGCGGCGCAGTACGAAAGCCTGACCCTGCCGCTGTCCATCATCCTGATCGTGCCCATGGGCCTGCTGGCGGCGATGACCGGCGTCTGGCTCTCGCATGGCGACAACAATGTCTTCACCCAGATCGGGCTGATGGTGCTGGTGGGGCTGAGCGCGAAGAACGCGATCCTGATCGTCGAATTCGCGCGCGAGCTGGAGTTTGCCGGGCGCACGCCCCGCCAGGCGGCGATCGAGGCCAGCCGCCTGCGGCTGCGCCCCATCCTGATGACCTCGATGGCCTTTGTGATGGGTGTGCTGCCCCTGGTGCTGTCCACCGGCGCCGGCTCCGAGATGCGCCAGGCCATGGGCATTGCCGTGTTCTTCGGGATGATTGGCGTCACCCTGTTCGGCCTCTTCCTGACGCCGGTGTTCTATGTGCTGCTGCGCCAGCTGACCGGCAACCGTCCGCTGAAGCTGCATGGCGAGGTGCCGCATCTGGAGGCGTTTGCACATGCTGATTTCGGGCCTGCTGGCGGTCCGTCCTCGGGCGGCAGCCTGACGCCCCAGCCCGCGGCGCCCATCTCCAAGCATGAATGA
- a CDS encoding efflux RND transporter periplasmic adaptor subunit, with amino-acid sequence MSQNPNLTPPAAQFPLRSNTRLWAVGTAITAVMAVSAAFFGLHTAEAGPTAASAEPPATPVSVATVVKSDVATWDEFSGRLEAVERVDLRSRVAGAVQAVHFKEGALVKQGDLLITIDPAPFAAEVERAEAQVAAAQSRQTYAKSDQARAQRLLDEHAIALREYDERQNTYREAEANLRAAQAALQTARLSLSYTQVRAPVAGRVGKLEITVGNLVAAGPGAPVLTTLVSVSPIYASFDADEQVVARALKSLPASAGGRSQLEKIPVLMGTAATTDTPFEGRLQLVDNQVDTKSGTVRVRAVFDNKDGSLMPGQFAKLRMGQVKNASALLINERAVGTDQSKKFVMVVGAQNKAEYREVTLGANVNGLRVVNTGLKADERIVVNGLQRVRPGAVLKPESVAMDAKPELQARREDAKPS; translated from the coding sequence ATGAGTCAGAACCCTAATCTCACGCCCCCTGCCGCTCAGTTCCCGCTGCGCTCCAACACCCGCCTGTGGGCCGTGGGCACCGCCATCACCGCCGTGATGGCTGTTTCGGCCGCCTTCTTTGGCCTGCACACAGCCGAGGCCGGCCCCACCGCGGCGTCTGCCGAGCCGCCGGCCACGCCGGTGTCGGTGGCCACCGTGGTGAAGAGCGACGTCGCCACCTGGGACGAATTCTCGGGCCGGCTCGAAGCCGTCGAACGCGTCGATCTGCGCTCCCGCGTGGCCGGCGCCGTGCAGGCGGTGCACTTCAAGGAGGGCGCGCTGGTCAAGCAGGGCGATCTGCTGATCACCATCGATCCGGCGCCCTTCGCCGCTGAAGTGGAGCGCGCTGAAGCGCAGGTCGCCGCCGCGCAGTCGCGCCAGACCTATGCCAAGAGCGACCAGGCCCGTGCCCAGCGTCTGCTGGACGAGCACGCGATTGCCCTGCGCGAGTACGACGAGCGCCAGAACACCTACCGCGAGGCCGAGGCCAATCTGCGTGCAGCCCAGGCCGCGTTGCAGACCGCCCGCCTGAGCCTGAGCTACACCCAGGTGCGCGCGCCGGTGGCGGGCCGCGTCGGCAAGCTGGAGATCACCGTCGGCAATCTGGTCGCCGCCGGCCCGGGCGCTCCGGTGCTGACGACGCTGGTCTCGGTCAGCCCCATCTACGCCAGCTTCGATGCCGATGAGCAGGTCGTCGCCCGCGCGCTGAAGAGCCTGCCGGCCAGCGCCGGTGGCCGCAGCCAGCTGGAGAAGATTCCGGTGCTGATGGGCACGGCTGCCACCACCGATACGCCGTTCGAGGGCCGCCTGCAGCTGGTCGACAACCAGGTGGACACCAAGAGCGGCACGGTGCGCGTGCGCGCCGTGTTCGACAACAAGGACGGCAGCCTGATGCCCGGCCAGTTCGCCAAGCTGCGCATGGGCCAGGTCAAGAACGCCTCGGCCCTGCTGATCAATGAGCGCGCGGTGGGCACCGACCAGAGCAAGAAGTTCGTGATGGTGGTCGGTGCGCAGAACAAGGCCGAGTACCGCGAGGTCACCCTGGGCGCCAATGTCAACGGCCTGCGTGTCGTCAATACCGGGCTCAAGGCCGATGAGCGCATCGTCGTCAACGGCTTGCAGCGCGTGCGCCCCGGCGCGGTGCTCAAGCCCGAGTCGGTGGCGATGGACGCCAAGCCCGAACTGCAGGCGCGCCGGGAAGACGCCAAGCCCTCCTAA
- a CDS encoding TetR/AcrR family transcriptional regulator — MEKTLETKKPRARGRPLSFDRDRALENAMHVFWRFGYEAASISELTAAMGITPPSLYSAFGDKEHLFWEAVERYAVGPGSGAPKALAEAPTAYGAIKRLLEEAAEELTRSCHPRGCMMVMAATNCSVASAHIEAALAKRRAGAVTGIRDRIEQGIANGELPADTDAGALANFYATVYQGMSMQSKDGATFESLMAITAAAMRAWPAMPPA; from the coding sequence ATGGAAAAGACTCTTGAGACAAAAAAGCCCCGCGCCCGAGGTCGCCCGCTGTCCTTCGACCGGGACCGGGCGCTGGAGAACGCCATGCATGTGTTCTGGCGTTTTGGCTATGAGGCGGCGTCGATCAGCGAGCTGACCGCGGCCATGGGCATCACCCCGCCCAGCCTCTACTCGGCCTTCGGCGACAAGGAGCATCTGTTCTGGGAAGCGGTCGAGCGCTATGCCGTCGGCCCCGGCAGTGGCGCACCCAAGGCCCTGGCCGAGGCCCCCACGGCCTACGGCGCGATCAAGCGCCTGCTGGAAGAGGCCGCCGAAGAGTTGACCCGCTCCTGCCACCCGCGCGGCTGCATGATGGTGATGGCGGCGACCAACTGCTCGGTGGCCTCGGCGCATATCGAGGCCGCGCTGGCCAAGCGCCGGGCCGGTGCCGTGACCGGCATCCGCGACCGCATCGAGCAAGGCATCGCCAACGGTGAGTTGCCTGCCGATACCGATGCCGGCGCGCTGGCCAACTTCTATGCCACCGTCTACCAGGGCATGTCGATGCAGTCCAAGGATGGCGCGACCTTCGAGAGCCTGATGGCCATCACGGCCGCAGCGATGCGCGCCTGGCCGGCCATGCCGCCGGCATGA
- a CDS encoding fumarylacetoacetate hydrolase family protein: protein MKLMRYGAKGTERPALLDEQGHVRDLSGVMSDIDGTDLTPQGLHRLRQIDPGNLPVVERPGRIAPPWRGMGKFVCVGLNYADHAAEAGMPVPKEPVLFMKPTSAVIGCNDAVVLPQGSVKGDWEVELGVVIGSKARYVSEAEALQHVAGYCVVNDLSEREYQIERGGTWDKGKGCDTFGPVGPWLVTADEIPDPQVLDLWLDLNGQRRQTGSTRTMVFGVAQLVSYVSRFMTLYPGDLISTGTPPGVGMGHKPPLYLQPGDEMRLGITGLGEQRQRVHAWSSTLIDA from the coding sequence ATGAAACTGATGCGATACGGCGCCAAGGGCACGGAACGCCCCGCCCTGCTCGACGAGCAGGGCCATGTGCGCGACCTCAGTGGCGTGATGAGCGATATCGACGGCACCGACCTCACACCTCAGGGCCTGCATCGTTTGCGCCAGATCGACCCCGGCAACCTGCCCGTGGTCGAGCGGCCAGGCCGCATCGCGCCGCCATGGCGCGGCATGGGCAAATTCGTCTGTGTCGGGCTGAACTATGCGGACCACGCGGCGGAAGCTGGAATGCCGGTGCCCAAGGAACCGGTGCTGTTCATGAAACCCACCAGCGCCGTGATCGGCTGCAATGACGCCGTCGTGCTGCCGCAGGGCTCGGTCAAGGGCGACTGGGAGGTCGAACTGGGCGTGGTCATCGGCAGCAAGGCGCGCTATGTCAGCGAGGCCGAGGCGCTGCAACACGTCGCCGGCTACTGCGTGGTCAATGACCTGTCGGAGCGCGAGTACCAGATCGAGCGCGGCGGCACCTGGGACAAGGGCAAGGGCTGCGACACCTTCGGCCCGGTCGGGCCTTGGCTGGTGACCGCAGACGAAATACCCGACCCGCAGGTGCTGGATCTGTGGCTGGACCTCAACGGCCAGCGCCGCCAGACCGGCAGCACCCGCACCATGGTTTTTGGTGTCGCCCAGTTGGTGAGTTACGTCAGCCGCTTCATGACGCTCTACCCGGGCGACCTGATCAGCACCGGCACGCCGCCCGGCGTGGGCATGGGCCACAAGCCACCGCTGTATCTGCAGCCCGGCGATGAGATGCGCCTGGGCATTACAGGCCTGGGTGAGCAACGCCAGCGGGTGCACGCGTGGAGCTCAACGCTGATTGATGCCTGA
- a CDS encoding serine hydrolase domain-containing protein — translation MLNLSLATLQDPRLQNAVQFAIEHETAWSRDTENQAWGVHQQDPPPWNRLLGPVHGRGPVSGVIVQDGQLLARWGEPERADLTFSIAKTYLALLAGVAQDRGLLPDLNEPVHLRVPGIGFEGEHNAQVTWLQLLQQTSEWEGSCFGVPDQVDRYRSVKFQAKEVTGTKGDARPLQAPGSYWEYNDVRINQLSLALLHLFGRALPEVFDEAIMRPIGASTDWRWVGYDNAWVELANGQRVQSVPGGSHWGGGMSISSVDQARIGQLLLDQGRANGRQVIPAAWVERMRRPCAIAPFYGCLVFLNPGHSVFPSLPEDSYFAVGAGSSLTWVAPSQRLVVVVRWINADHADGFFGRVLQALA, via the coding sequence ATGCTCAACCTGTCCCTGGCCACACTCCAAGACCCGCGTTTGCAAAACGCGGTGCAATTTGCCATTGAGCATGAGACGGCCTGGAGCCGCGACACCGAGAACCAGGCCTGGGGCGTGCATCAGCAGGACCCGCCGCCGTGGAATCGCTTGCTGGGGCCGGTGCATGGCCGTGGACCGGTGTCAGGTGTGATCGTGCAGGATGGCCAGCTGCTGGCGCGTTGGGGCGAGCCCGAGCGGGCCGACCTGACCTTCAGTATTGCCAAGACCTATCTCGCCCTGTTGGCCGGCGTGGCGCAGGACCGTGGCCTGCTGCCCGACCTGAACGAGCCGGTGCACCTGCGGGTGCCGGGCATAGGCTTCGAAGGTGAGCACAATGCCCAGGTCACCTGGCTGCAGCTGCTGCAGCAAACCAGCGAATGGGAGGGCAGCTGCTTTGGTGTGCCCGACCAGGTGGACCGCTACCGCAGCGTCAAATTCCAGGCCAAGGAAGTCACCGGCACCAAGGGCGATGCCCGCCCGCTGCAGGCACCGGGCAGCTACTGGGAGTACAACGACGTGCGCATCAACCAGCTCTCACTGGCGCTGCTGCACTTGTTCGGCCGGGCACTGCCCGAGGTGTTTGACGAGGCCATCATGCGGCCCATCGGTGCGAGCACGGATTGGCGCTGGGTCGGTTATGACAACGCGTGGGTCGAGTTGGCGAATGGCCAGCGCGTGCAGTCGGTGCCCGGTGGCAGCCACTGGGGCGGTGGCATGTCGATCAGCAGCGTCGATCAGGCGCGCATCGGCCAGTTGCTGCTTGATCAGGGCCGCGCCAATGGCCGGCAGGTGATTCCTGCGGCGTGGGTGGAGCGCATGCGCAGGCCCTGCGCCATCGCACCGTTTTATGGCTGCCTGGTGTTTCTGAACCCGGGCCACAGCGTGTTTCCCAGTCTGCCGGAAGACAGCTACTTCGCTGTCGGTGCCGGCAGCTCGCTGACCTGGGTGGCGCCTTCGCAGCGTCTGGTGGTGGTGGTGCGCTGGATCAATGCCGATCATGCCGACGGCTTTTTCGGGCGGGTGCTGCAGGCGCTGGCCTGA